Below is a window of Cataglyphis hispanica isolate Lineage 1 chromosome 2, ULB_Chis1_1.0, whole genome shotgun sequence DNA.
TGCCCAAAAACAGGGGcaatatttcgcgaaaatgGATACAATTATCGCCGTCGGAGAATGTCATTTTATAACATACTATATGCTTTtctgaagaaaaattacatcttGCTTTTCAGATTTCTTGTATCCAAAGGTTTTccgattttctttcttcttttttctcttctttcttacctttttcttctttccaaTTACGagcatgatttatttaaataaaaatataacattatttttatcaactttttaatattgaaccttaaaaatgaaactatcttgaaattatctttctaattcttaaattgtaaaatgttaaCATGacgttaaaattcaataaaaaattatctatatattttataaatacagagtattttttaaatgcctttaaattgaataattttttcttttaaatattggtGTCTAGTGACGCCTTTCTGAAGAAGCTAGGCATTAGTTTTAGCTTTGTTAAACGccttaatttgtttatataagtCAATTCCTCGCAATATTTAGCGCAAAAAGAAGTTATAAGGATAGTTGTagccaaaaatttaatttagtttacaaaatattttatactttaatttaacataattttacataaactatatatgaaatatcttataaaatatttattttttgcttacctcaatatttttatgcaacaaccaattatttatatatatataattaaatatcaacatTGTCAATACTTGTgctatgtaattataatcttatcgTTTAATACACAACTTTTAGTAACccgtaaatatttgatataataaatagttatgTAGCTTTGTGATAAGCTATTAGCTTCTactctgaaatatataaaacgatataCACATAGAATGATATGCGGAACATGGCGGCGATAATGATGGAGCTATTTCAACATTACGCATTCTACCGCCCTTCGCGcaacagaatataaaattacagtgAGCACACACATGTGAATACGCGCACGTATGTGTGCGTAATGCGACATTGACGATACCCATTGACGATTATATGCACACAATCCGCCATTATGTTCGCGTCTTTGATACAAAATTCCGCGTGTACTACCAAAAcgcgtttattaaattaagtacACTACAGCACGCGGAATATTTCGGAAATCATGAAACATCctttaatgagaattttaaCTAAAAGTGTGTGAGACCTTTGAGAATTTATCGTGCTATTACACAAAATAACTGTGCGTTATTTTATGGATATgttgtaaaaatagaaaagattttaatttattttaaattatcatttttcaaaaatattttataacaaataaatgctATCGAGATAGTCTGGATAAGATAATcttttttgcgataatttcacgataaaataaaagatattctttAAAAGGGTTGAAAAAATCGAGTCACGTTGGCGTCCCGATGCTCATCATCCCCTCAGCTCGTTTCTGTCGCGACCCTCTTCGAGCTTTTATTTATGAGATGGCGTCGCGCGGCGTCCGCGAACGATATTAATTCGAGCCCCTAAACGAGCAAAGAAACTCCTAGTCGCACGCGACGACACGTGCCGCattggaaagagagaaacgaatGAAAGAAACACATACAGACGTTGCGTGTTGCGCTCGACAGTGCGGGATCAAAATCGGCCGCGATCACTATGATCCAATTGATTTGCAATTGGTAAGATAATAGGGGATTTGACTACGTAGAACAGATTGTGATATCGTTGaacataacaaaaaattgcaGAAGAAGCCAGGAATTTTCatagagattaaaaataaaagcatttctatttttttcttattaatagaGATGttgaaattcttaataaattatagttctttatttcttgtgctttattatattttatatctcttttatagaactctaataatcttaataatttatttttaataatatttttttacattttttctttcttagatatattgattttagagaaataaattttaaaactgattaatatatttgcatgctCGCAATGtcagaattaattattctgatgacgaaaagaaaatatataataatggcatataaaataattttgtgaaacATAATTCGTCAGGGACAAAGTAaacgaattttaaaataaaatataaacacattttaaatttatatattcttgcaatattttttacatcttaatatatgtaaatataaattttaatcaatcatatatagtataatataatctaataatgaaTGTATGTCTCAAACAAAGCTTTTCAAACacgaaagtatatatatatatatatgaattattatttaactagataataatgtaatcgagaaattttatttccctgCTAAGTATGTACGTATTACATGTTAGTCATCGAGAGTTAAATGAATTAGCAGCCGAGTAGCTGTGCAAAAAGTGGAACAAAAAAGTCACATGCGCGGCTCACACGCCTCATTGAGATTCATCGCGGTAAATTCGAGCAAAGTCTTCTTCGTGATTGACCGATCGGGAAGGAACATAGGGTAGGGGGAAGGTGGAAGAAGAGCATTGTATAAACTCTCCGAATGGGGTCCGTACGTGAACGCACGTGCGTCACGATCGGATTAGGGGACCAGCGACCTCGTACACGCGCCTGCGTAAGCGGCAGGTGCCGAACAAACAAGCGCCCCTTCAGCTCCTCTTCCGCCCCGCGAGATTCCCGATGGCACACCCTCGCCACGAAGGACGATCCTAATGCCTTTAATCGAGTACACCAGGATGGTGAAGGGTGACACGGCGAAACTTTCGATGATTCATCTCTTTCAATGATGCGTGGCATCGTGACGCCACGATCACGTCATGAGATGATCTAATCTCCTTTTTGTTGAAAACTTTTCATCGAGAATGCAGGAGAGTGAATAGATATAtttgttgcaataaaattcAGTCGCATAAAGTTTTTTCgcgaatatatagattttttggcATGAACattatctgaaaaattctttttttttctacgtagattcttatttatcaatatttatatatataattcgctCGATGAATGCATTATATCTTAATCGATGatttttaatctcaattttttgaaCACCCGATAGAGCCTCCAGACGATCGTGGATCTCGGAACGAGTGCGGGGACGTGAAACGGCGAAGAGCGAAACGAGGCGGCAATGACGAGTCGGCGGTAAGAGGGaacgatgaaagagagagcgaaaagggagaaagaaaaagagagagagagagagagagagagacggagaaaaTACCGACGGCATTGGACGTCGCGTCGTTAACGGTAACGACGGCCACCGATTGTCCCAACGACGTTGGTTCTCgttctctccccccccctctctctctctcttccatcCCTCGATCCGACGATGCCCTGCGACGAGTTTCGCCTTATTGCCGCGATAAATATAAAGCCTACTTCGCCAGATCGCCTATTCACCCTTTGGCCACCTTCTTTGCTGCTCGTGTTATTTATGCGGTTGAGgacagattttttttcgatgaaaTATGCCTTTTTCAAAACGACTTTGCAAAAAAAGACACGTAACTTCTTCattctcaattaaaataataaaaagtaaaatttccgatatataatttgtttaaaaaaattaatttgacgtCGCGGATGTGTGCGAAGAGTCCGTGcttatttgtctttttttcttaatcggAACGATATTGCAAGAATGATTGCGAAAGCGCTGCTAAAGCTTGAGACGGctaacgataataaaatatgaaatcgcAATAACGTGGGGCTCTCGTAAGTTTATTAAGATCGTCGTTGGCGCTCGATTACGAGGCCGATATTATGGCCCGGGGACAGGGAATTGACATTAGAGATATTAGAGTGTCGGCGTTCGCGCCGCCGCCATCGTTATCATCGTCCGGCCGCGTTTAATTCCCGGCGGGCTAAATATCGGAGTGACGTCGGCGATCGCGCCGACAGACCGTGTCATTAAGCTTATCGCTTGTACACGAGCAGCCGTCTGTCACCAACCGCATCGCATCTCTTTCCTGAAATAGAATCTTAGACACGTGTGAACATTGAACTCTGAAACGTTGTCTGTCTAACATTAATCGCTTCTTCGTATCAGGTGTCTGACTAAGATAATCACTAACTACTTGACCCGAAACGTCATTGTATTGTCTTTTTCCAAGAGATagcacttttatatatacatataaaaacaattgtacgtgctttctttatattttgtccataaaaatatcttgataagatcatcgaaaaataaatattttgcgagaaatttcatataaatatagtttatgtcaaattaaagtacaaaatatctcgtaaaatattgattttttggtTATCTTATGTAtactcttattaattttttacgctGAATATTGCGGGGAAtcgatttacataaaaaattagggtagttttatttaaaaaaattaggaaaACTTGACTTTTCtataactttgaaaaataacattaattaaaatttaagattatcatcatattttttcctctCAAAATCctcttatcaattttatctgaaatatcttttttgtacAATGTCAGGTTTCGGAGAAAGCACTTTGTAaaaccttatatatatatatttgaaacactctatacatgtatattataaaagatgtttttaaaacatttacatacacaatgtataaaaatctcttttcttttaactaTGAATAATTGTGTTCCATCAATGAAAAATAGCATATCACACTGTCAATCGTGCAATTGAAAGTACAAAGGTAGAAAATTCTGCACTTCTATTATTGATAATGTAGTTGTGGATTTAATTGgacaaaatatacatgtgagagatataaattcaaaattttttactttacctGGTTCGTATTATTTGTCACGTACTCACATCGCGCGAGTCGACAGATCGATTGACGGGGCGACGTGCGCCAAGATCGTCGACGTTCTCGTCGCTGACCTGAATATTTCACCGCCACGTCACTGTGACGGCCATTCGACATTCGAGGTGTTGGAGTTCCAGCTCGTGGCGTCGTTATCTTCGTCTGTCGGATTCGTGCcaatttgagaaatattgcgaaatattagaaaaattaaaaagacgcGTGCATTCTTCGagtcttttctctttctctctccctccctctctctctctctctctctctctctctctttctctttctttttctttctctgtttttctttttctctttcgcgaGATTTCATCTATAATAAACAAGCAATCTCGCTATCATTTATCACAAAGCAATTAAATAGATgcttactaaaaataaaaaaatatatatgtttaaaaaaatagtttttttgtctaaaataaaatatttttaatttttttactagaaGGGCAaagtaaaattcattaatgtGAGATTAATGTTACAGAACATTACCGATATTGCAGACGCGTTAAAGAGAATCTCTCTCGGATCGAGCCTTGCCCGACCCCATGAGAGGGGAAACATTAAAGATATTAGAGGCGTTAAAGAGATACGCCAATGTCGTATTTTCGTGACAGGAGGGTGCAAAACGCCTCCAGGGGACTTCTCATATACTACTTGCGTCGTCCTAAACTCCACGTGCTCGAGACGTGCATGAATctgcgtatatgtatatacgcgcaCTGATGTAATTAGAGTTGTACGCGCCTGTGGCGAGAATCTAACATCGCCATTTTGCcgcaaaatgatatatatctataagtaaaattaattataatacgtacgcgtaatgataataaatataattaaaagatttatatttataatttaattatatttataattataatatatttataatatatatataaaataaatttatatttatatttatttatatttatttagatttatatttataatataattaaagataaatataattatataattataagataaaattataattataagattttaatttaatagaaatttgacCCTTAAAAATAATCGCATATGCTTGTTTggagtttattataaattttttgtttatataatagaaaagtaaaaattaattaattttttaatttacaatttgataagaaaaaaagacagaaaagataaaacaaaaaaaaaagaaagtttcattaaatattgatcGTAAGATAACTTTTGCGCAGAAGACTTGTCTcgcataaaatcttttttatagaaaaagctATGCTTAATAACTCTAAACgtcaagaataataattagacaCAATTCcaaattttcgattttgtAACAACGTGCCACCTTTGTGATTTGTAATCTAGTTACGACTCTGTATGCGCTCTCGCGACGCGTGGCCGCGCGTacacgcgcgcgtgtgtatgtacaCGCGCCGGGACTTGACAACGCGCCAGCTGTCACTCGCCGTTTACGCCGTTAATGAATAGGCGACGCAGCGGGAGCGGCGGTCGCGGGGGCGTTCGCTCGATTACCAAGATTAAAGAGTCGCGTCGTGAAAATCGATAAGCGTTATATTCGCAGCATGATGCGGCGCTATATCGAAAGAGCGCGGGCACACAACGCAcacatttttagattaataattaacacaaaataatGTGGGATAAATTGTGTTGCCTAAGACGGTAAGCTTTCTTCGGCAATTGTTATCGAGCTTTTGGAAGTTATGACATCGTTATGAAATTTCTCTATCGTGTCTTCTAAGTCTTATAGTTTTATAGTGCCTTTTTATACTTCAGAGTCGGTTCATTGCTCTACTTATTTAGTCTTAACTATAAATACGATTATTTAGTACGGAATTTAGTTTTTGACCGATAtgcattttcgaaatttttatttctttatcaattaatttgtcatgacattgaataaaatttttgaatgtaatttttaaaaatcaaagtaatttaatagtaCACCTAGTATATTTCgcataatttctctttctaatgTGCAAaccacattattatttattaagccTTAACAATCATATTTGCATGAAAAGATACTAAttacgttaattataattgaacttaatttttttaaattgtacctatcgatatatgcaatttgaaaaaagattatatttctaatgatattaagaaaaatatatttaaaatttataagatatttgaatataatatttgtacagTGTGTacctatattaaaaatatttattatattaaaacaactatcatgcattgcaaaaaaataagatacagaaaaatattaattgattttatagttatacagtgttaattattcatataaagaaacttctttttatataagaaagtttagaatttaaatactaaatttttgtttaaaggtCGATTAAAGGTCTTCttctatgataaaaaaaataatctcaaatctaaaaaaaaaatggaattatcAATGGCCGTTTACTCTAGGGAACTTGTAAAAGGGAAGCAAGAAACGCGCGACCACTCGGCACTTCGCGGCCACCCGTAGCGTGAAACGGTCGGAAGCGTCGCCGCTCACAAGCGGAGGCTGCTGGCTTCCGTTCTGCCGCCCCCCGACCTCGTCCCGTCATCCGCTCGTTCGCTCGCGCCTCACCACCCCCGGCCACCTTTCCGCTCCCCGGTTAGTCTCACCGAGTGCGCCATCGCGCTCCCCCATCCCACGTGCCTCAGCAAGCGCGCGTCCGCCACCCCGAGTCGAGTCGAGTCGCGCTACATCTCGCCCCATCCCACCAGTCGTAACCGTTTTCCGTCCCCTCGTCTGCCGCCACGAGCCGCCACTCTGCGCGCACAGCCGCGCTTAAGTATCCTCCATCCCCTGCGCGTCCCATCCCATCCCAACTCGTCCCATCTCAACCCAACTCGTCCCATCCCGAGCGACCGACCGTCCCCGAGCTCACCCCCGCCCACGGTTTCCCGCCGATATTTCCCGCCGGTGAACGGGCAACTACTGACCCGGGTCCTGCTTCTCGCTACTCCCCTGCCCTCCCATCACGCTCGTCGTTCCGACAGGAACTTCGATCTCCTCCTCCGCCCCCGTCCAATCTCACagaattctttctctttctcgctcatCGCTCTTTTGTCTCTTGGTGGTCTAGCTCACTCTTATTTGTTAGGTATGTGTGTTTCTATTCCCCCTTCCCTCTTTTTCCTCACTCTTTCTCGTTCTATTTCAATCTTCATCTTCCTCTTTCGTTTATCCTCCAAAGCATCATTGCACTTTCTCTGTGGCCAAGACAGAGTCCAAGAGAATTCGGACGAGTCCGCACAAGGGACGAAACTTTCGCCATCGGGCGAGAACGCGAGGGAattgaaagaagaagagagaaaggtagaaagagaaaaagagtgagagagagagagagagtgagagagagagagagagagagagagagaaagagagagaaaagaaccGACTCGGTCGCGTAATAAGCAAGTGAGCCGCCGCACCGTAGGTGGCACAAGATCCTGGAAGCGACTCGTTCCTtttttcctcctctctttcACGCTCCCtctttgtacttttttttttatcttttctccaCTCCCCTCATCTATTCTTTTCGCGCTCGTTTCAGAGCTCTCGCGTTCTCTTCATCTCCTGTTCTTTTCGATCTGCCTTTTCTCTCACGTGCAACGAGTGCACTTTTGGGCGAAGGGAAATTTAGGAAtcggagaggagagagaaaaaatacatacttCCTAAATTATCAGTTCATCCAACACAGAGTGCAATCCCGAAGgatgaaatatatgttatatctcgattgataattttgatgatGAGAAAATCacgcatttatatatagctttaaaaaatcgaattgaaatatgattaatttttttttctttgatttttttacgcTATTTCAAATTGCTATTTTTGCCGCTTATTAATTCGCCTCACAAAGTTATCGAGTAAGTCACATCATGATATAATTGACAACGAATTGTGTCggtatttgtaattatatagaaatataattgtggttagtataagtattttattttatataataatatgacatattgtaatagatttttatgcaaaagttTAGAGCTTCTATATATAACGACCTATAAGACTGTGCAATGCAATACCAATtgcaattgtaaataaaataataatgtgaaaaataattggcGAGAAATAGATTggaaatgtgtaaaaaaattcaataattacagTAAGATGTgccttgcattttttaaatactttatttatatatatttggtcaTTTATTTCTTCGTAAAATTTGTCGACATACACTCGCATCCCTAATTAGAACTTTTACTCTTACAATTAGAGCTGTCACCGTTGCCCCAAATACATGGTGGCACGTGCGCCTGCAAGATCATCGCTCGGAAGGGCTGCAACTTAGGGGGTTGCGTACTCGTATCGAAAGGTCCTACAGATGATCGGGATGCAGCAGCAGGCCGGACATTGAGCAGCCTAATCTCTATGACAAACACTTGACTGGCAAAGCTAGCAGGCCACCCTTGACGTCGTTGTTAATGTCGCCGGGGAGAGGGGGAGATGACGCACAGGGGGTGGCATCAGGCGTGGCATGATGGCTCTGACAGCCGCAGATGGCACTTGCCGGCttgtttgtcataaaatccCCCCCGGGTTCGGAGTCGCCATCACTGTCGACCATAGCTGGCTCGCACGAGCACCCTTGTGGACTATAGTCCTCGCACGGACGATGAAACGGGGGCGAGAAAAATGTCGCTGTAATCGCGTGGGCGAGCCGAGTTTGCGCGACTCTTTTTTCCGCATTTCTTATCGCGCGTAATTATGTGACATATGTGCGCGCCACCGCGCACGACCGATAGCGAGCGAGGACCGCAAGAAGGTTTTCGCGTGGGCAACGTTTACGTCAATGTTTAGATGAAAAACAATGCCTCGACTCATCCTGCGATCTACCTCGCGCGCAACCCGCGCTACcgataaacaaaaatacaacatTCGGGCGTCACACTCGTTTCACCTGCGTCGATCGTCATGCGGATAATCGTTAATAAAGCAAATGACATGCTTCGCGTAATCCATTTCTTTAGAGGCTTATATCAAAAAACCTAGCAAATTGTCAAAaactatttcaattaatttatttgaattagttttgatgaattttgtaatattaatttgaataaaaattaaataatttcaatcaaaatgcgatagagaaataaaattttcattataaaattatcgcggCTAAAATATTACTACTATTATATGTTGCAATAGCAAACACTTGAactgctataaaaaaaaaagttcttgcGCACCTTGTAATAGAGCGACAAAGCGgcactaaattaattttgaccgGACGAGGTAAGACCATTAAGACCATTTTACGACCGCAGCCTTTACGCACTCGCGCACCGATCCTGGGCTAATCAATTTCGTTACACGTGAATAATTGACATCATGCTCTCGCCCCGCGTAATCGGCAGACCGCGAGTGAGGATGAATagcacttaaaaaaaaagataatcgaATTTGTGCGTCATCAGGGTTCGGCTGAGGCTCGATCGATGCTACAATAATCAAGGATCGAAATTCATATGATTTCTCACACGGTTGcggcaaaatatatcttatgccaatcattattttattatcacgaGCAGAGATTTACTTCAAAGGGATTTACTGAAGaatgtatatttgaaatttaattgtgcattcttgaaaagtaataataaatatataatattacttaagataatagatatataattttttgcaaataattattggtGAAAGATTTAGTTTTTCATGAGAATTTGATGGTTCTTTAATTTACAATGACTTCAACGAGACCTTTTTCATCACTAAAAATAACGCGTCGGTGCACGTCTACTTCGGCGCGCTTTTCCTCGCGAGCGAGGTCGTGCGTCGCGACAGAGTTTCCGCCGCCGTCGCGGCGTGCGGTTGCGCGCGTAGTCGCTCTTTCGAAGGAACCGACGGAGCTCGTCATTTCAGCGAGAATAGAACGAGGTCGTGAACCAGACGTCGGACGGTCGAAAGAGCGGGCGAGCGTGCGAGATTGACGGAaggtaaaagagagagacggaggTATCAAGCGAACACGGaaaagtagagagagagagagagagggggggaggaTGGCGGAAGGGAGCGAGaggagagtgagaaagagagagggagagagagctTCGTTACGAAATCATTTTGTCGGCGGTGCGATGGATCGATCGCAGCCATTTTGCATGCGGACCCCGAAGTACCCGTGCTCAATGATTAATTCCTCAACCACAGTGTTCCCTTCTACCGGAGGAATATCGTCGGCGGACAGAACGAGTTTTCGCTTAAAGCTTGAATCTTCCGGTTCTAGTGGCGCGTTACATTTGCGATGAGAACTTCATGTTTTTTAGCACTTTATCTCGATTATACGGAACGATGATAATATGAGGATCATCGCTCCTAGATTTGGATAATTAAGTATTATTCCATAATGGATCATAAGTTTTCGGtgtcataaatttctttcataagaaatatgtaaGATTTCccaaagaaaatcttttaaaagagCAAAAAAGTTGTGACacattaaaacttaaatagcctaaatcgatctttttttttttttactttaatttttattgcaatacgTATACTACGATAGAAATTATACTATTGttgatattatagataatactCATTATAGTATTATTGCTGATCTAcatcgcaaataaataaaaagagaaaaagggagagaaagattttatataattgtacaatgtatgataaaagattttgttttGCGTCTCTTATCAACGCGAGGTATTTCCAACTGCGCCGCGAAGTTCGAATGTTACCTGTATTAATATCCAATCCAGGTTTTTAGTTTACAAAACTCGGGCTTCAGACTGGGATCGCGGCCATGTTATTTCGCTAGCCGGTCAGCCAGATCAAACATCgcgtaattatgtattttacaaaatgaacGTTGTAATTCGAATATCGTACTTCCGGCTAATTTGGGCGCATTACTGTTTCCTAAAAAATGGATCGATACCTGCCTGCATAATTATCGCTGACCGATGTGACGGACAATGACTACAATGACTAGATGTTGATAGACGCGGTTACTGTTATATTTTGTgccgtaaataataatataataatgagatgtataatattgattttgtatataataaattttatatataatcccgtttatgttttattaaatagaaatcaatatacaattttaaaaacgaagaaacttgtaaaagaagaaaagtacGCACTGTAGTAGCTAGTATAATTTCGAAAGCTAAAAGTATcttgaatgaaataaaaaaaaaacatatcaatGTAGTGCAGTGTACATAACAAAATACTGTCACGTTGTAACTTGTGCTGATCCATTGTATATAATACTCGAaatgatatgtaaaaaagGCGAAAAACGAAAACATCACAAAAGCCGGATGCCGGAATTTCGGCAGCGCTGCGTTCAACTCCGGATAACATCGGTGTGCGCGCacactacacacacacacacacatacactttACCAACCAACACACGCACAGGCGTAACCGCGATAGCAATAGTTAAACTACTATTGGCTATTTTTAGATTACGAATAATTGAGAAACGATCGATGGATTGAGGCGACCGTCATTCTTCTTGACATCGGAGCTATCTTCGTTTtggaagaagagagatagagtTCCGAGACATCCGGTGTAATGCAATTTACGTCATCTAATTTCGGCGTCGCACGTTCCCGCGACCCAGCCGCGAATATTTATACCGTATCGAGCGATACTCGTCCGTTTCGCGCACATTCTAATTTCGCGCTTGCCCGATCTTCCGTCCatttttgatcattttttcGGCGAGAACGAGCTTAAAatcaaacataatatttattattaatttttaacaatattattgcatattatttttttccattctacTCGAGAAATATGTCcagacatataattaaaatatatgcatataaatctatgcacataattatatataaaatatatctatacacatatgttttcttctctcaaattttatcaattaattcaatGAGTAATTAAAATCTCCCAGGCAAAAAAGtctatataacaaatataaatataattacatgtatataaaataagtccatataggttttttttttatataatttccgtttgtataaaacaaaaaataataaaaagaatttttgaaaaatagaagaataatttttgcattttgcatttttgtttttttagaacaaaatgaaatttgtaaaattctggaaaaattgcctataatcatatataattatatttaagtattttttcagaaatccttaaatttaactttttccaaaaaatgcaaaaattatttttctaattattttttaatta
It encodes the following:
- the LOC126858503 gene encoding uncharacterized protein LOC126858503 — translated: MYRARPTDRKSSVDARARFTHVMDVASLKSFRWTALDVARCYIVETRGETQGVAEEMVGTRDTKRETSAYDQRNVSRHEREPPDDRGSRNECGDVKRRRAKRGGNDESANITDIADALKRISLGSSLARPHERGNIKDIRGVKEIRQCRIFVTGGCKTPPGDFSYTTCVVLNSTCSRRA